The following is a genomic window from Chitinophaga caseinilytica.
ATTCGGAAGCCCCGGCTTTGGTTTCGCCGGAAAGAATGCATTTAATTTCGGTTAATACTTGGTTCGATCCTGGTGTTCTCGCAAATGTTTGATGAAGTACGTGTGGCGCTTGCCCGGTTATTCGTCAGTTTTTCAAATCGTGGTTGCATTGTGCTGCCGGGCCGCTGAAAACAATGATAGTAAAAAATATCATCCGGGCAATATGGCGAGTGGTTTAAATTATGGAGTTGTGAATAAACAATGCGGATTGATCAAAATTCAATCATAGCCGCGAAGGTAAGGTCGTCGACACACCGGCACAAAAATTTTTTTCCATCGCATTCACCCTTTTTAATACTTTCATTGACTTGTCGATAGAAGACCACACATGCATTGGCCGGAGGTAGTGGCCCGGTCGGTGTTACGAGTAACATGAGACAGAATTATAATATGCGATAGCATATGGATATATGCGTCTTGAGGAAATTTATTTGTACGGATAACGCTGACCTAAGTTTGGGGTAAATATGGATCAACCAATTTCAGGAGAGAACACTGCGTTCGAAGAGTTGTTCCGGCAACATTTTGTATCACTCTGCACGATAGCCTATTATGTGGTGGATGACAAAGATGCCGCACGGGACATTGTCCAGGATTTTTTCCTGGGGTTCTGGAGCAAACGCCAACAGATCAAGCTCACGCATGACTTTAAACATTACGCCACGAAGGCGGTCCGCTACGCTTCCATCAACTATCTGAAGAAAACGGGAAGGGTCAAACTGGAAGAGCTGGAAGTGATGGACGGGCTGGCCATGCAGTTCACGACCGAAGACAAGGAAGTGCGCGAAACCCGGTACCGGGCGTTGTGGGAGGCATTGAACAGGATGCCGGAACAGCGGCGCAGGATATTCCTCATGAGCAACCAGGAAAAGATCAAGTATAAAGACATCGCGGAGCAGATGGGCATTTCCATCAATACCGTCAAAACACATATCCGGCTTGCGCTCCTGTTTTTACGGGAAGAATGCAAATGGATGGTGAAGCCGGTGTCGCTACTGCTTTGCTGCCTTCAGTTGAACCTGTTATTCTAACCTTCAAACTGATCTTATGCCACAATCACCCGATCATACCGGAATCGACTGGAACAAAATACTGGAATCGTTAGAAGAAGCTAAAATCACCCACGATATGACGAAAGAAGAGTTCTCTGCCCTGGCTACCGCCCGTGAAGCACGTGCCCTGCTGGCTGCGCAGGAATTCGACGAAGACGGTGGCTGGCGGGAATTCACGGCCCTGCGCGAAAAACGCAGGAAGTTCCGGCTGCGCATCGTCCGCCTCGCCGTAGCGGCCGGCCTTGCGCTGGCCATCGGCGCCGGCCTCTGGCTATTCACACCCTCCGGCAATACGCTGCATACCGCAGATTCCGCCGGCCCCGGTAAAGTACGCCTGCGCACCGCCGACGGCCGCATCCTGGAACTGGACCGCGGCGCCGGCACCATCCAGGATAATGATATTGCCCGGATCCAGGCTGCCGGCGACTCGCTCGTTTACACCGCCGGCAACACCGGCAGTGAAGGCGCAAAAATGGATACGCTCGAAATACCCGCCGGCATGCCGTTCCGGTTGCTGCTGGCCGACGGTACCAAAGTTTGGCTGAACGCAACCTCGAAGTTGATCTACCCGGCAGCTTTCCATGGCGAGGCGCGGGAAGTTTACCTGGAAGGGGAGGGCTATTTCGAAGTGGCGCAGAACGCAAGGCAACCCTTCCGCGTGCATAGCGGCAAGACCATTACCACCGTGCTCGGCACGGCTTTCAATATCCGCGCCTACAGCGCGTCGGTGATCACCACCCTCAGCAGCGGCAAGGTGAAGGTAACGGCCGGAGCGGCTGTAGTGACGCTGCTGCCCGACGAACAATCGACGTTCGACCCGGAAAGCGGCCGCCTCGACAAGGCGCCCGCCATTGCGGCAGACATGACGGCCTGGGTGCAGGGTAACCTTTATTTCGACAGTGCGCCTCTGGCAGATATCACCGAAAGCCTCGGGCGGTATTACGGGCTCGATTTCTCTTTCGATGACGCTGCCACAAGCCAGCTGCGTTTCACATTGGACATGCCGCGCCCCGCCACCATCGAGGAAGCCCTGGCACAACTGAAAGCCAGCCGCACAGACCTCCATTTCCAGATAAACGGGAAGGTCGTCACCGTTTCCCGGCGCCTGCAACCATAAAAAAAACAGCGCAACCAACCATCATCCGCCCCGGCGGCATCCGTTCAACTTTAATATCTTATCCATATGAGCAACAAATCGGGCCCATCCTTCCTCCGGAAGGTTGCAGGAGTGTTTTGTATCCTGCCGTCCCTTATCCTGCTGATTACATGCATCCTGTTCGCCGGCCCGGCCAGCGCACAGGACGAAGCCGCCATCCTTTCGACGAAAGTGACCTACGAGGCCAACAAGTTGCCGCTGGGCAAAGTGCTCAAAGACCTCCGGCAGCAGCTGCGGTTACGGTTTACTTTCAACGAGGAGCATATCCGCAGGCAGCCAGCCATCACCATCAAGGCACAGGGGATGAAGCTGGGCGCGTTCCTGGACGAGTTGCTCAGGCCGACCGACCTTGCTTATGCGGTAGACATGGGGACGGTGATCATCATGAAAAAGGCGCCAGTCGCTTCCACGAACGTTGCGCCGGCCTCCACCGAGCTGCACCAGGTATTGCGCGGGCGGGTGGTGAGCGCATCCGGCGAACCGCTGGAGGGTGTCAGCATCCGCGCCCAGGAATCCGGCCAGATGACCGTTACCCAGGCAGACGGGATGTTCATGATGCTCCCGCGCGTGGGGGAGCAGCTCCGGCTCAGCCGCCTCGGGATGAAACCGCTGGTTTATAAAGTGAAGGCAGATTTTTCGGAACTGGTCTTTCTGCAGATGGATACCGTTATACAGGCCATCCAGGAAGTGGTGGTGAACGGCTATCAGAAGATCGATCCGCGACTGGCGACCGGTTCGGTATTGAAGCTCTCCGCCGCGGAAGTGCTCCAGCCGGGCGTGGCCACCATCGACAAGATGCTGCAGGGTAAAGTGCCGGGCCTCATGATCATCAATACTTCCGGCGGCGTCAACGCCGCGCCGAAAATGCGGATGCGCGGTACTTCCACGCTGCTGGGCAACGCTTCGCCGCTGTGGGTGATCGACGGGATGATCCGCCCCGATCCTGTCAACGTTTCATCGGCCGTCCTCAATAACATCATCAACGGCGAGTCCCGGGCTAACTTCGAACTGATGGGCAATGCCATCAGCGGTGTGAACCCATACGATATCGAAAGCCTCACCTTCCTCCGCGACGCTGCGGCCACCGCCATCTACGGCACCCGCGCGGCCAACGGCGTGATCGTCATCACCACCAAAAGAGGGAAGGAAGGCCCCGTCCGCATTTCCTACAACACCGATTTTTCTTTCCAGGCACGCCCTTCCTATAACCAGCTCCATCTCATGAATTCCAAAGAAAGGATCGAGTTTTCACGCCAGCTGCAGGAAGACCATGTGGTGATGCACTATTTTGGCGTAGGGCTCGACGAAAAACTTTCCTACGAAGGGAAATTACGGGAAATGTATGCCGGCAATATCACGGAAGACGAGTTTCACCGGCAGGTATCCATCATGGAAACCCGCAATACCGATTGGTTCAAACTGCTGTTCCGGAACGCGTTCAGCATGAAACATTCCGTGGGGATCAGCGGCGGCAGCAACAAAACTACTTATTACGCTTCGCTCATGTATGCCGACAATAAAGGCGCATCCCGCGAAGACGGACTGAAATCATATGCCGCCACCTTCAACCTCCGGACCCAGATCGGGAAACGGCTGACGGTCGACATGTCGTTGCAAAGCAATCACCGGAAGTCGAGCGCATATTACGAAGGTGTCAACCCGCTCCAGTACGCGCTGCAAACCAGCCGCATCTTCGACCCCGGCGATTACATCGCCATGCAGAACGCCGTGCTGGGCTGGGCGGCGCCGACAGATCTGGAGACGAAGCGCCCGCCTTATACGCTCAATATCCTCAACGAAATCGAACATTCGAAAAATACCTCGTCCAGCCGCTCTTCCAGCCTGAACGTGTCGCTGGATTACAAGATCGCTAACGGACTTTATTTCCGCAATAATTCCAGCTATATCATCGACGCTTCCGACGGATTGGCTTACGCCGATTACTACACTTTCGAGGCTTCGAAGCTCAGGGGCTGGGACCTGGCCTGGACGCCGACGCCTGCCGTGGTGAAGCTGTCGCCGCTGCCCGCAGGCGGTATCGCCAGCCTGAACGCGTTCAGTAAATCCGCGTTCGGGATCCGTAACAGCATCGATTACAGTACCGGTGTGTACGACAACCGCGACCAGTTCAACGTTACCCTGGGGAACGAGGTCAGGAGCGAAGTGGGTTACGGGACCAGCAGCATTACGCCCGGTTATTTCCCTGATCGGGGCGATATTTTTTCTCCGTCGGACCAGGGCCTCCGGACGCTGAGCCTGCAAGCCGTCAACCGCAGGAAAGACAACACGGTTTCAGGTTACGCCACCATGGCGTACAGCCTGAAAAACCGCTACATCTTCAGTACCACGGTGCGGGCAGACGGCTCCAACCGCTTCGGGCGGACGGCCAACACCAACTTCCGGCCGAACTACAGCGTTTCCGGCCGGTGGAACGCCGCCATGGAGCCCTGGTTCCCGAAGGGCAATTTCCTCACCGATTGGCAGGTGCGCGCTTCTTTCGGCACGCAGGGCAATGTGGTGACGGAAGTAGGCCCGAACCTCATCGCCGGCTACAGCTCCAATAAAACCAATCCCATCACGGGACTGCCTTATCTCTCCATCAAATCCATGCCGTACCCCGACCTCCGGTGGGAGAAAACCTACCAGTGGAACCTCGGCACCAACGTCGGACTCTTCAACAGCCGGCTGCTGGTGAACCTGGACTATTATTCCAAAAAATCGGTGGACGTGATCGATATGCTGCCCATACCTTTCGAATACGGGATGGACTTTATGTACCGCAATGGCAGCACCTTGTATAACGAAGGGCTGGAATTGTCTATCATGGCGCACCTGATCAGGAAGAAGCACACGGCGCTTTCCCTGAACTTCAATACCAGTAAAAACCTCAACAGGGTTTCCGACCAGCTGATCGTTCAGAACTACAGCGCCTTCTTTACCGGAAGCGGCGGATTGCCCGGCAAGGCCATCAGCGGTATTTACTCCTATATTTTCAAGGGGCTCGACAACAAGAAAGGCCTGCCTGAATTCGACAAGCTGGACAAGACCGAAAGGACCTCCGATCCCAATGCGTTCCTGGTATATTCCGGGCAACTGGAACCGAAGATGACGATGAGCCTGTCGCCCGTATTTACGTATAAATCCTTTTCATTTTCGTCTGCCATGCTGCTCAGCCTTGGTAGCGTAAAACGGCTGAACCCGCTGTATTACCGTCATGGTGCCAGCAACAACGCGCCGGGGCCTTATGCCAATATGAACCGCGAATACCTCAACCGCTGGCGAAAACCCGGAGATGAACTGCGGACAGACATTCCCGCGTTCGTAGATGGCACTTCGGACCTGAAGCTAATAGACATCCCCTACACTTCCAACAGCCGAGCCGCTGCCGGCCAGATCATGAACATCCAGGAAAACCCGCTGACGGCCTACGGTTTATCCGACCGGATGACGGTGAAGAACAATTACCTGCGTTGCAGCAACATCAACATGATGTATTCGGTGCCCCCCAGGTGGCTCGCCGGCTCGGGCATCAGGGGGCTCAATGTCGGGCTTTCCGTCAACAACGTTTTTACGATCGCCAATTCCAGTCTCAAGGGGCAGGACCCGGAAATCGACGGGGTGGGAACGTCTGCGTTGCCATTGACCCGCCAGTTCGCCGGGACCCTGAGCGCCACCTTCTAGCCCATCACCTTTTCAACGTAAGCGCATGAAAAAATTAATCGTCATATTGATCGCCGCATGTAGCCTGGCCTCCTGCAAAAAGTTCCTGGAAGAATATTCTCCTTCCGACGTAACGCCCAAATCCACGGCGGATTTCAACGAAATCCTCTTTTCGGACGGCTATCCCGATGCGAGAAAAGAGCTGCATCCCTGGCTGATGTACATGGAAGATGATATCCAGTTTTATATCAGCCCCGCCAATATCATCGACGCGCCGACTTACTATTCGGCCATCCGCGGCGCCTACGAATGGCAAGCCGTGCAGGGGCGCGACGGGTCGGGCGCTTCCCCGGAATACTTCAACGCCTGGGGCAATTATTACAAACTGCTGCTCGGCGTAAACGTAGTATTGCAGAATGTTGACCGGTCGACCGGCGACCCGGTGCTGAAAGACCAGGTGAAAGGGGAAGCCTACGCACTGCGGGCCTATTACCATTTTAAACTGGTGAACATCTACGCAAGGCCGTATAACGATTCCACCACCACGCCCGACAAACTGGCCGGCGTCCCGCTCCGTACGAACGGCGACCTGTCTGACCAGTACATGACCCGTAACACCGTGAAGGAAGTCTATGACCAGATCACCAGTGATCTGGACAGTTCCATCCTGTTACTGGAAAGATCGCGGAAAACGGACGATGTATTCCGTATATCGCACGTAGCGGCGCATTTGCTGGCGAGCCGGGTTTATCTCTATATGGAAGATTGGCGACGCTGCATCCAACACGCCGATGCCGTGCTCCATCAACATCCCCAGCTGATGAACTATATGGATTGGACCGGGGTGACGCCCGACTTCGACAATTCCTTCATTGGGCCGGAAAATGTGGAATCGGTGTGGTGTTACGGATCCGCCGAGGAATATTATCCGATGAACGAAGCTGGTTTCGGGATGTGCTTTGAAGTGTCCAGGGAACTGGTCAGCTGCTTCGAAGACAACGACCTCCGGAAAGCGAACGGTATTTTTGAGGTGCCCGCGGAATACAAACCTTTCATCGGGCTGGACTACTTCCAGAACAAACGCATGTACCCGAGCTCTGCGAGCGAGTACCTCCTGATCAATAACTCATGGCGCAGCTCAGAGGCTTACCTGAACCGGGCCGAGGCGTACATCCAGTTGTACCGTACAAAAGGCGACGCCGCCGCGGCCAGCGAGGCGCTCAAAAGCCTCAATACGCTTCGCGCGCAAAGATTCGCTCCCGCCGATTTTCAGGCCTGGACGCTGAAGCCGGCCGATATCCTCCTGCAAATGTGCCGCGATGAGCGCCGCCGCGAATTGTATTTCGAGGAAGGGCATCGCTGGTTCGACCTGAAACGGTATGGAATGCCCGCGATCCGGCACGTATACCATCCCGATCTGTCGACCACCCAGATATTCACCTTGCAGAAGCGGGACGCCCAGTACGTGGTGCCCATCC
Proteins encoded in this region:
- a CDS encoding SusC/RagA family TonB-linked outer membrane protein, whose product is MSNKSGPSFLRKVAGVFCILPSLILLITCILFAGPASAQDEAAILSTKVTYEANKLPLGKVLKDLRQQLRLRFTFNEEHIRRQPAITIKAQGMKLGAFLDELLRPTDLAYAVDMGTVIIMKKAPVASTNVAPASTELHQVLRGRVVSASGEPLEGVSIRAQESGQMTVTQADGMFMMLPRVGEQLRLSRLGMKPLVYKVKADFSELVFLQMDTVIQAIQEVVVNGYQKIDPRLATGSVLKLSAAEVLQPGVATIDKMLQGKVPGLMIINTSGGVNAAPKMRMRGTSTLLGNASPLWVIDGMIRPDPVNVSSAVLNNIINGESRANFELMGNAISGVNPYDIESLTFLRDAAATAIYGTRAANGVIVITTKRGKEGPVRISYNTDFSFQARPSYNQLHLMNSKERIEFSRQLQEDHVVMHYFGVGLDEKLSYEGKLREMYAGNITEDEFHRQVSIMETRNTDWFKLLFRNAFSMKHSVGISGGSNKTTYYASLMYADNKGASREDGLKSYAATFNLRTQIGKRLTVDMSLQSNHRKSSAYYEGVNPLQYALQTSRIFDPGDYIAMQNAVLGWAAPTDLETKRPPYTLNILNEIEHSKNTSSSRSSSLNVSLDYKIANGLYFRNNSSYIIDASDGLAYADYYTFEASKLRGWDLAWTPTPAVVKLSPLPAGGIASLNAFSKSAFGIRNSIDYSTGVYDNRDQFNVTLGNEVRSEVGYGTSSITPGYFPDRGDIFSPSDQGLRTLSLQAVNRRKDNTVSGYATMAYSLKNRYIFSTTVRADGSNRFGRTANTNFRPNYSVSGRWNAAMEPWFPKGNFLTDWQVRASFGTQGNVVTEVGPNLIAGYSSNKTNPITGLPYLSIKSMPYPDLRWEKTYQWNLGTNVGLFNSRLLVNLDYYSKKSVDVIDMLPIPFEYGMDFMYRNGSTLYNEGLELSIMAHLIRKKHTALSLNFNTSKNLNRVSDQLIVQNYSAFFTGSGGLPGKAISGIYSYIFKGLDNKKGLPEFDKLDKTERTSDPNAFLVYSGQLEPKMTMSLSPVFTYKSFSFSSAMLLSLGSVKRLNPLYYRHGASNNAPGPYANMNREYLNRWRKPGDELRTDIPAFVDGTSDLKLIDIPYTSNSRAAAGQIMNIQENPLTAYGLSDRMTVKNNYLRCSNINMMYSVPPRWLAGSGIRGLNVGLSVNNVFTIANSSLKGQDPEIDGVGTSALPLTRQFAGTLSATF
- a CDS encoding RagB/SusD family nutrient uptake outer membrane protein, with amino-acid sequence MKKLIVILIAACSLASCKKFLEEYSPSDVTPKSTADFNEILFSDGYPDARKELHPWLMYMEDDIQFYISPANIIDAPTYYSAIRGAYEWQAVQGRDGSGASPEYFNAWGNYYKLLLGVNVVLQNVDRSTGDPVLKDQVKGEAYALRAYYHFKLVNIYARPYNDSTTTPDKLAGVPLRTNGDLSDQYMTRNTVKEVYDQITSDLDSSILLLERSRKTDDVFRISHVAAHLLASRVYLYMEDWRRCIQHADAVLHQHPQLMNYMDWTGVTPDFDNSFIGPENVESVWCYGSAEEYYPMNEAGFGMCFEVSRELVSCFEDNDLRKANGIFEVPAEYKPFIGLDYFQNKRMYPSSASEYLLINNSWRSSEAYLNRAEAYIQLYRTKGDAAAASEALKSLNTLRAQRFAPADFQAWTLKPADILLQMCRDERRRELYFEEGHRWFDLKRYGMPAIRHVYHPDLSTTQIFTLQKRDAQYVVPIPEVVLTRNPALVRDPLIPGTRQPD
- a CDS encoding RNA polymerase sigma-70 factor, encoding MDQPISGENTAFEELFRQHFVSLCTIAYYVVDDKDAARDIVQDFFLGFWSKRQQIKLTHDFKHYATKAVRYASINYLKKTGRVKLEELEVMDGLAMQFTTEDKEVRETRYRALWEALNRMPEQRRRIFLMSNQEKIKYKDIAEQMGISINTVKTHIRLALLFLREECKWMVKPVSLLLCCLQLNLLF
- a CDS encoding FecR family protein, which translates into the protein MPQSPDHTGIDWNKILESLEEAKITHDMTKEEFSALATAREARALLAAQEFDEDGGWREFTALREKRRKFRLRIVRLAVAAGLALAIGAGLWLFTPSGNTLHTADSAGPGKVRLRTADGRILELDRGAGTIQDNDIARIQAAGDSLVYTAGNTGSEGAKMDTLEIPAGMPFRLLLADGTKVWLNATSKLIYPAAFHGEAREVYLEGEGYFEVAQNARQPFRVHSGKTITTVLGTAFNIRAYSASVITTLSSGKVKVTAGAAVVTLLPDEQSTFDPESGRLDKAPAIAADMTAWVQGNLYFDSAPLADITESLGRYYGLDFSFDDAATSQLRFTLDMPRPATIEEALAQLKASRTDLHFQINGKVVTVSRRLQP